From one Verrucomicrobiota bacterium genomic stretch:
- a CDS encoding valine--tRNA ligase, whose protein sequence is MEKKWYAQWTNAGLFHKKVDPKRTAYAIVIPPPNVTGILHMGHALNNTLQDVLVRRARQKNRSAVWIPGTDHAGISLQIKVEKELLKAGKSRREMGREAFLEHARAWRERNGNTILEQLKRLGVSCDWSSLKYTLDPDYARAVQIAFVKLYQQGRIYKGLRMVNWCPVSQTALSDEEVIMRPQASTLYYVRYEIVEKPGEFLTVATTRPETIPGDTAVAVHPEDERYQAYIGLHCWRPIERKEIPIVADAAVLKDFGTGALKVTPAHDIVDFEIGQRHQLEAISVIDPRGYMNATAGVLAGLERFEARKQAGIYLKQSGLLVKEEAYENNVGFSERANVPIEPRLSQQWFLKYPRVEEAKRAVAEGIIQFRPERWAKTYLYWLDNLRDWCISRQLWWGHRIPVWYRKHTDRDDPQNWHVSVDGPADPENWEQDEDVLDTWFSSAIWPMGVFGWPDTEAMQRNGFSYFYPTTDLVTGPDIIFFWVARMIMMGLNFLGTGETLSSEEIRKTIPFRNVYFTGIVRDHLGRKMSKSLGNSPDPLDLVDKYGADGLRLGLLLMSPQGQDVLFSEERVALGKKFCTKLWNAFRFRQSHPTESDRTSLTAIIEPIDIEQLEADDRAILWRLITTVEAFERAMEAYEFNRAAQIIYTFFWTHYCDWYIEISKTRASATVLAVHDLILRQLLLLLHPMIPFITEELWHQHAYGQQFIGEVLLESSEELKQVLKKIDFQNADALLAEVDAIHEWVVAARALKAQFGLSSTKDVPLYYQAEGGGQVTLERHLDQLKALLKTQNIKLVERPLQLPMSTVGLGTIYIGLTESLDVEAEKARLTQALAQVVKLIELGEQKLHNENFLASAPEKVIQGARDLLAENFAKKTQLEETLRRLSLVL, encoded by the coding sequence TTGGAGAAAAAATGGTATGCGCAGTGGACCAATGCCGGGCTGTTTCATAAAAAAGTAGACCCTAAACGTACGGCGTATGCTATCGTGATCCCACCGCCGAATGTAACGGGAATCCTTCATATGGGCCATGCCCTTAATAATACCCTCCAGGATGTGTTGGTTCGCCGCGCGCGACAAAAAAATCGGTCCGCCGTTTGGATCCCAGGTACCGATCATGCAGGAATTTCTCTCCAAATAAAGGTCGAAAAAGAACTCCTAAAAGCAGGAAAATCGCGTCGTGAAATGGGACGTGAGGCGTTTTTAGAACATGCACGGGCTTGGCGTGAGAGAAATGGCAATACCATTCTCGAACAACTCAAGCGACTCGGTGTTTCGTGTGACTGGTCCTCGCTTAAATATACACTCGATCCGGATTATGCTCGCGCAGTACAAATAGCGTTTGTGAAGCTCTATCAGCAGGGGCGAATTTATAAGGGCCTTCGCATGGTCAATTGGTGTCCCGTCAGTCAAACAGCGCTCAGCGATGAAGAGGTCATTATGCGTCCTCAGGCTTCCACACTCTATTACGTCCGCTATGAGATCGTTGAAAAGCCCGGGGAATTTTTAACCGTCGCCACGACACGTCCGGAAACGATTCCAGGCGATACCGCGGTGGCAGTACACCCAGAGGATGAGCGCTATCAGGCCTATATCGGATTACACTGTTGGCGGCCGATCGAGCGCAAAGAGATTCCGATTGTAGCCGACGCCGCCGTGTTGAAGGACTTTGGAACAGGTGCACTGAAAGTAACGCCAGCACACGATATTGTGGACTTTGAAATCGGCCAGCGCCATCAACTCGAAGCCATTAGCGTCATCGACCCAAGAGGGTATATGAATGCTACTGCCGGTGTACTCGCCGGTCTCGAACGTTTTGAAGCCCGTAAACAGGCCGGAATTTATTTGAAACAAAGTGGCCTCCTGGTGAAAGAGGAGGCGTATGAAAATAATGTAGGATTTTCAGAGCGTGCAAACGTACCGATTGAGCCGCGGCTATCACAGCAGTGGTTTTTAAAATATCCCCGCGTAGAGGAGGCGAAGCGGGCAGTGGCCGAAGGGATCATTCAATTCCGTCCCGAGCGTTGGGCCAAAACTTACCTCTATTGGCTCGATAATCTGCGCGATTGGTGTATCAGCCGGCAGTTATGGTGGGGACACCGTATTCCGGTATGGTACCGCAAGCACACAGATCGCGATGATCCTCAAAATTGGCATGTCTCGGTTGATGGTCCGGCCGACCCCGAGAATTGGGAACAAGATGAAGATGTACTAGACACGTGGTTTTCGTCAGCGATTTGGCCGATGGGGGTTTTTGGCTGGCCGGATACGGAGGCGATGCAGCGTAACGGGTTTTCATATTTTTATCCGACAACGGATCTCGTCACGGGGCCCGATATTATCTTTTTCTGGGTCGCACGGATGATCATGATGGGCTTAAACTTTTTAGGCACAGGAGAAACACTCTCATCCGAAGAAATCCGCAAAACGATTCCATTTCGCAACGTCTATTTTACCGGGATTGTTCGCGATCATTTAGGAAGGAAAATGTCCAAGAGTTTAGGCAACTCTCCCGATCCACTTGATTTGGTCGATAAATACGGTGCGGATGGGTTGCGTTTAGGGCTCTTACTCATGTCACCTCAAGGTCAGGATGTCTTATTTTCTGAAGAGCGTGTCGCGCTTGGCAAAAAGTTTTGCACGAAGTTATGGAATGCCTTTCGCTTCCGGCAATCACATCCCACAGAGAGCGATCGGACTTCGTTAACGGCGATTATCGAGCCAATCGATATCGAACAGCTTGAAGCGGATGACCGTGCGATTTTATGGAGACTCATCACAACCGTTGAAGCATTTGAACGCGCGATGGAGGCTTATGAGTTCAATCGTGCGGCGCAGATCATTTATACCTTTTTCTGGACACACTATTGCGACTGGTACATCGAGATTTCAAAGACCCGGGCTTCGGCGACGGTTTTAGCGGTTCATGATCTGATTTTACGTCAATTGCTTTTGTTATTACACCCGATGATTCCGTTTATCACGGAAGAACTCTGGCACCAGCACGCCTATGGCCAACAGTTTATCGGTGAGGTGTTGTTGGAAAGTTCAGAGGAGCTCAAACAGGTATTAAAGAAAATTGATTTTCAAAATGCAGATGCGTTATTAGCGGAAGTCGATGCGATCCATGAGTGGGTCGTTGCAGCACGTGCGCTTAAGGCACAGTTCGGACTTTCTTCGACAAAAGATGTACCGCTTTATTATCAGGCGGAAGGGGGGGGGCAGGTGACTCTCGAACGACATCTCGACCAACTCAAAGCGCTCTTAAAAACTCAAAACATCAAACTGGTCGAGCGGCCGCTACAACTTCCGATGAGTACTGTTGGCTTAGGAACGATTTATATTGGATTAACCGAGAGCCTTGATGTTGAAGCCGAGAAAGCGCGCCTGACACAAGCGCTCGCACAGGTCGTAAAGCTGATCGAACTCGGTGAGCAAAAACTGCACAACGAAAATTTTTTAGCGAGTGCGCCCGAAAAGGTCATCCAGGGAGCACGCGACCTATTGGCCGAGAATTTCGCTAAAAAGACACAGCTTGAAGAAACCTTAAGACGCCTGTCGCTAGTCCTATAA
- the secA gene encoding preprotein translocase subunit SecA, translating to MIGKFLKLFSGRHYKKFLKKCQPKIKAIHSHEAEYARLSDDQLCEKTEEFKQRYQGGETLDRLLPEAFALVKEGAKRLCGKTIEVCGHEISWDMVHYDVQLIGGIALHENRIAEMATGEGKTLVATLPLYLNALTGRNCQLATVNDYLARRDSEWMGYLYNLLGLSVGCIQTGMDSEERKEQYACDITYGTSSEFGFDYLRDNGLATSVEEQVQNGHYYCIVDEIDSILIDEARTPLIISGPSTEEGMAPFNEIKPLVEKIVSLQKEMCNKLIDEARALLGNDPQNRDGIKKLWKVKQGMPKNRQLLRLLENGSYARQLDKFDLEIGADINRELRTELKEELYFTIDEKGQQIDVSEIGRLALYPEDLNAFVLPDLPAIYSEIDGNHQLSLEEKLQRKQQAEMLFIQQSEKIHCLNQLLRAYILYNRDEEYVIQDGKVVIVDENTGRAMPGRRWSEGLHQAVEAKEGVEIEKESKTYATITIQNYFRMYEKLAGMTGTAETEAQEFYDTYKLNVMAIPTNRPCRRIDLNDQIYKSRREKYAAVVNLIKEIHQTGQPILVGTASVEASELLSHKLTYEKIPHTVLNAKFHEKEAEIVAQAGQRGAVTISTNMAGRGTDIKLGGGVDALGGLYVIGTERHESRRVDRQLQGRCARQGDPGISRFFVSLEDNLMRRFAGPRPIAALLERNFKEGDVLEHPLLNRSLEGAQKKVEQFNYSIRRRLLQYDDVLNKQREVIYGTRNQVLQSENVREILFSFVEEEVQSLLAPCFDQDKKGRFEDTNDAEIALGKLNMYFPIALKKEDLEAYDNLEAAAEFVFEKIKAAYAVKLEVEGEDLIREMERYVLLNAIDRNWQRHLTEMEELRRSVGLRGYGQKDPLNEYKHEAYDFFEALVAQIRSDICKRMFRIASSDNALGMMIEQLFHDSSLLGRDQPSDALFASDHEEDGNEDESEEFSLSDFDEEFTLSDDDASGADLGDQEKITPDSDEETLKKQPSPEKKDDKILDLSFDQGDE from the coding sequence ATGATCGGAAAATTTTTAAAGTTGTTTTCGGGGCGTCATTACAAAAAGTTTTTGAAGAAATGCCAACCCAAGATTAAGGCTATTCATAGCCATGAAGCGGAGTACGCCCGGCTCTCCGACGATCAACTTTGCGAAAAAACGGAGGAATTTAAACAGCGTTACCAAGGAGGCGAGACCCTCGACCGTCTTTTGCCAGAAGCCTTCGCCCTCGTTAAAGAAGGTGCTAAACGGCTCTGCGGTAAAACAATCGAAGTCTGTGGACATGAAATTTCCTGGGATATGGTCCACTACGATGTTCAGCTCATCGGCGGTATCGCACTCCATGAAAACCGGATCGCGGAAATGGCGACCGGTGAGGGAAAAACGCTCGTCGCGACCTTGCCCCTCTATCTCAATGCGCTAACGGGGCGGAATTGCCAGCTGGCGACTGTGAACGACTATCTTGCGCGCCGTGACTCCGAATGGATGGGGTATTTGTACAACCTCTTAGGACTCTCGGTTGGCTGCATTCAAACAGGCATGGATTCCGAAGAGCGTAAAGAACAGTACGCTTGCGATATCACATATGGAACGTCCTCCGAATTTGGTTTCGATTATTTAAGAGATAACGGTCTAGCCACTTCTGTTGAAGAACAGGTCCAAAACGGACACTACTACTGTATTGTCGATGAGATTGATTCAATCCTCATTGATGAAGCCCGTACGCCCTTGATTATTTCCGGTCCCAGTACCGAAGAGGGGATGGCTCCGTTTAACGAGATTAAGCCCTTAGTCGAAAAAATCGTCAGCTTACAGAAAGAGATGTGTAACAAGCTGATTGATGAAGCCCGTGCACTTCTCGGAAATGATCCTCAAAACCGCGATGGCATCAAAAAGCTCTGGAAAGTAAAACAGGGGATGCCGAAAAATCGTCAACTCCTCCGTCTCCTCGAAAACGGTTCCTACGCCCGACAACTCGATAAGTTTGACCTCGAAATCGGCGCCGATATCAATCGTGAACTACGGACTGAACTCAAAGAAGAGCTTTATTTTACGATCGATGAAAAGGGCCAGCAGATCGATGTTTCCGAAATCGGCCGTCTCGCGCTCTATCCCGAAGATCTCAATGCCTTTGTCCTTCCTGATCTTCCGGCGATTTACTCCGAGATCGATGGGAATCACCAGTTATCGCTCGAAGAAAAGCTCCAACGGAAGCAACAAGCGGAAATGTTGTTTATTCAGCAAAGTGAAAAAATCCATTGCCTGAATCAACTCCTCCGGGCCTATATTTTATACAATCGCGATGAAGAGTACGTGATTCAGGACGGGAAGGTTGTGATTGTCGATGAAAATACGGGGCGCGCGATGCCCGGACGCCGTTGGAGCGAAGGCCTTCACCAAGCGGTCGAAGCGAAGGAGGGGGTAGAGATCGAAAAAGAGTCCAAGACCTACGCAACGATTACGATTCAGAATTACTTTCGGATGTACGAAAAGCTCGCCGGCATGACCGGAACCGCCGAAACCGAAGCCCAAGAGTTCTACGATACCTACAAACTCAATGTTATGGCGATTCCGACAAATCGGCCTTGCCGGCGTATTGACCTCAATGACCAGATTTATAAATCCCGACGCGAAAAGTATGCCGCAGTCGTCAACCTCATCAAAGAAATCCATCAAACCGGACAACCGATTCTCGTCGGTACGGCCTCGGTCGAAGCATCCGAGTTATTGAGCCATAAACTAACGTATGAAAAAATCCCCCATACCGTCCTAAATGCGAAGTTCCACGAAAAGGAAGCGGAGATTGTCGCTCAAGCAGGCCAACGCGGTGCCGTAACGATTTCGACTAACATGGCTGGGCGTGGAACGGATATTAAGCTCGGTGGTGGTGTTGATGCCCTCGGCGGACTCTACGTTATCGGAACGGAACGTCACGAATCGCGACGTGTAGATCGTCAGCTCCAGGGACGTTGTGCGCGCCAGGGTGACCCCGGAATTTCGCGCTTCTTCGTTTCTCTCGAGGATAACCTCATGCGCCGTTTTGCAGGCCCCCGACCGATTGCCGCTCTGTTAGAACGTAACTTTAAAGAAGGCGATGTCCTTGAGCACCCGCTTCTCAATCGCTCGCTCGAAGGCGCGCAAAAGAAGGTCGAACAGTTCAACTATTCCATCCGTCGTCGGTTGCTGCAGTATGATGATGTTCTGAACAAACAGCGTGAAGTAATTTACGGTACACGCAACCAGGTTCTTCAGTCCGAAAACGTCCGCGAAATACTATTTTCTTTCGTCGAGGAAGAAGTTCAGTCACTGCTCGCGCCTTGTTTTGATCAGGATAAGAAGGGACGCTTTGAGGACACCAACGATGCGGAAATTGCACTCGGAAAGCTTAACATGTATTTCCCGATTGCGCTGAAAAAAGAAGACCTCGAAGCGTATGACAACCTCGAAGCAGCGGCCGAGTTTGTTTTTGAAAAGATCAAAGCGGCCTATGCCGTGAAACTCGAAGTTGAAGGCGAAGATCTCATCCGAGAAATGGAGCGCTATGTTTTGTTAAACGCAATCGATCGGAACTGGCAGCGTCATCTTACCGAAATGGAAGAACTTCGGCGCAGCGTCGGCCTCCGCGGTTATGGCCAAAAAGACCCGCTCAATGAGTATAAGCACGAGGCGTATGACTTTTTCGAAGCCTTGGTTGCCCAAATCCGTAGCGATATTTGTAAGCGGATGTTCCGTATTGCTTCCAGTGACAATGCTCTGGGGATGATGATCGAGCAACTCTTTCATGATAGCAGCTTGCTGGGGCGTGATCAACCAAGTGATGCCTTATTTGCCTCTGATCACGAAGAAGACGGTAATGAAGACGAAAGCGAGGAATTTTCGTTAAGCGACTTCGACGAGGAGTTTACACTGTCGGATGATGACGCATCGGGTGCAGATCTGGGCGATCAAGAAAAAATAACTCCTGACTCGGACGAAGAAACGTTGAAAAAACAGCCATCCCCTGAGAAAAAGGATGACAAGATCTTAGATTTGTCATTTGATCAAGGGGATGAGTAA
- the alaS gene encoding alanine--tRNA ligase gives MNSAEIRKSFLDFFASKGHQVVPSSSLLPESPNLLFTNAGMNQFVPIFLGERVRPYKRAADTQKCIRAGGKHNDLEDVGFDTYHHTFFEMLGNWSFGDYFKKDAIHWAWELLTHRWGFPKERLYITVYRPGPGEPASFDQEAYDEWEAICRQEGLDPDIHILSFGKKENFWMMGDMGPCGPCSEIHMDLTPEGDTRGTLVNRDSPLCIEIWNLVFMQFNALGNGEFSDLAAQNVDTGMGLERVAGIFKTTKNFTDFSQKPSNYDSDLFDYIFQKIAQLSGTTYHGMVAKDRQKMSEQEKIDFAYRVIADHIRALTFSIADGILPGNEGRHYVLRRILRRAVIFAKKINLPVGSFAQLAECVIEKMSPVFSELSICREIVLKTITTEETMFEKTLHRGMALLEERLGQTHSKMIRGSDAFLLYDTYGFPLDLTQLIAQERGFAVDEVGFQEALEAQRERARNAQKKSKIAVSETSSETTTKFVGYTQMEGVAAKIQQIIRQEEGVLVMTDCTPFYGEMGGEIGDTGTIVCNGKTIPVIDALRDAQGNILHKVVDAEGLLVGDEVTLNIDVVRRREIQRHHTATHLLHAALRHILGDHVKQSGSFVGDHGLRFDFNYFVALKPEELTAVEAFVNQRILDNIPVTSEEKPFDAIPKNCIAHFREKYGERVRVLSIGDQSVELCGGCHAAATGELGIFKIVKESAIAAGIRRIEAVVGHSAITYLNHKLKTLALVGQKLSVSDGEIPQKLQQIQDERKSQERRLASVLQVQNQKTLEEVFQNAQQRKDLTWITGCFEVVSAKDLKSLIHTTVPRSDVAIFIGNLAQGSLAMVHCSPKAIAQGYKASALIDSWTQRLTGKGGGSDHFGTASFEKRLLTEDITIPAL, from the coding sequence ATGAATTCAGCCGAAATTCGAAAAAGCTTTTTAGATTTTTTCGCTTCCAAAGGCCACCAAGTTGTACCGTCCTCATCGCTCCTCCCGGAGTCACCCAATTTGTTGTTCACCAATGCGGGGATGAACCAGTTCGTTCCGATCTTTTTAGGCGAGCGCGTTCGACCCTATAAGCGTGCAGCGGATACGCAGAAATGCATCCGAGCCGGCGGTAAGCATAACGATCTCGAAGATGTTGGCTTTGATACCTACCATCACACGTTTTTTGAGATGCTTGGGAATTGGTCATTTGGGGATTATTTTAAAAAAGACGCCATTCACTGGGCATGGGAGTTATTGACGCACCGTTGGGGATTTCCGAAAGAGCGACTCTACATAACGGTTTATCGGCCAGGTCCTGGAGAGCCAGCAAGCTTCGATCAAGAAGCGTATGACGAATGGGAAGCGATTTGTCGTCAAGAGGGTCTCGATCCCGATATCCACATTCTTTCCTTTGGGAAAAAGGAAAATTTTTGGATGATGGGCGATATGGGGCCCTGTGGTCCTTGTTCGGAAATCCACATGGATCTCACGCCGGAGGGCGATACACGTGGGACACTTGTCAATCGCGATTCCCCACTCTGTATCGAAATATGGAATCTCGTGTTCATGCAATTCAACGCGCTTGGTAACGGGGAATTTTCGGATCTTGCAGCGCAAAACGTTGATACCGGTATGGGCCTCGAGCGGGTTGCCGGCATCTTTAAGACGACCAAGAATTTTACGGATTTCTCTCAAAAACCGTCGAACTACGACAGCGATCTATTTGATTACATTTTTCAGAAAATTGCTCAGCTATCGGGAACGACCTATCATGGAATGGTAGCTAAAGACCGTCAAAAGATGTCGGAACAGGAGAAAATCGATTTCGCTTATCGAGTGATTGCGGATCATATCCGGGCGCTGACGTTTTCGATTGCCGATGGTATTCTACCCGGGAACGAAGGGCGGCACTACGTTTTGCGACGGATTCTACGCCGTGCGGTTATTTTCGCCAAAAAGATCAACTTGCCGGTTGGAAGCTTTGCGCAACTGGCGGAATGTGTAATCGAAAAGATGTCGCCGGTTTTTTCGGAACTTTCTATTTGCCGTGAGATTGTCCTCAAAACGATCACAACGGAAGAGACGATGTTTGAGAAAACACTTCACCGTGGGATGGCACTTCTGGAAGAACGTTTAGGACAGACTCATTCGAAAATGATCCGTGGTAGCGATGCGTTTTTGCTATACGATACCTATGGTTTCCCGCTTGATTTAACGCAGCTTATTGCACAAGAGCGTGGTTTTGCCGTCGATGAAGTCGGTTTTCAAGAGGCGTTGGAAGCGCAGCGCGAACGTGCACGGAATGCGCAAAAAAAGTCTAAAATTGCCGTCTCGGAAACAAGTTCAGAAACGACTACGAAGTTTGTAGGATATACGCAAATGGAGGGTGTTGCGGCAAAAATTCAGCAAATCATTCGTCAGGAAGAGGGTGTTTTGGTGATGACGGATTGCACACCGTTTTACGGCGAGATGGGGGGCGAAATTGGCGATACCGGCACAATAGTATGTAATGGCAAAACGATACCGGTGATTGATGCTTTGCGGGATGCTCAGGGCAATATCTTACATAAGGTTGTGGACGCAGAAGGGCTATTGGTCGGTGATGAAGTCACTTTAAATATCGATGTTGTACGGCGTCGAGAGATTCAGCGCCACCACACGGCGACGCATCTTTTACATGCAGCGCTCAGGCATATTTTAGGCGATCACGTCAAGCAAAGTGGATCATTTGTGGGGGATCACGGGCTTCGATTTGATTTTAATTACTTTGTAGCGTTGAAGCCGGAGGAACTGACGGCAGTTGAGGCGTTTGTAAATCAGCGGATTTTAGACAACATACCGGTGACGAGTGAGGAAAAGCCGTTTGATGCGATCCCCAAAAATTGTATTGCTCACTTCCGCGAGAAGTACGGGGAAAGGGTGCGTGTTCTGAGTATCGGCGATCAATCGGTTGAGTTATGTGGAGGTTGTCACGCGGCAGCGACAGGCGAGCTTGGGATTTTTAAGATCGTAAAGGAATCGGCGATCGCAGCTGGTATTCGACGGATTGAGGCCGTTGTAGGCCATTCAGCCATTACTTATCTGAACCACAAACTCAAGACACTTGCATTGGTTGGGCAAAAGCTTTCGGTGAGTGATGGGGAAATTCCTCAAAAGCTCCAGCAAATCCAGGATGAGCGCAAATCGCAGGAACGTCGTCTAGCTTCCGTTCTACAGGTACAAAACCAAAAAACACTAGAGGAGGTCTTTCAAAACGCACAACAGCGAAAAGATTTAACTTGGATAACGGGATGTTTTGAGGTTGTGAGCGCTAAGGATTTGAAATCGCTGATCCATACGACGGTTCCGCGCAGCGATGTGGCGATCTTTATCGGTAATCTCGCGCAGGGTTCTCTAGCGATGGTCCATTGTTCACCCAAGGCGATTGCACAAGGCTATAAGGCATCGGCGTTGATTGATAGCTGGACACAGCGTTTAACCGGGAAGGGTGGTGGCAGTGATCACTTCGGAACGGCGAGTTTTGAAAAGCGCCTTTTGACCGAGGATATTACAATCCCAGCGCTTTGA
- a CDS encoding trans-2-enoyl-CoA reductase family protein, whose protein sequence is MIIKPKIRGFICITAHPEGCRQNVAEQIAYVQQQGVIAGAPKRVLVIGSSTGYGLASRIVAAFGYQADTIGVYFERPEIDGKPASAGFYNARAFDEFAHQAGRISESINGDAFSNAIKQETIQRIQQKLGQVDLVIYSLASPRRTDPETGAVYKSVLKPVGEEFRSKTVNTDTGEVHEIVLSPANDEEIAATCKVMGGEDWERWIDQMLSAGVLAKGVQTYAYSYLGPKVTWPIYAQGTIGKAKEDLTRTAGVLNKKLEAIGGRAAISVNKAVVTQASSAIPVVPLYLSVLFKVMKQKNLHEGCIEQMYRLFASQFKQQRDELGRVRMDDRELQPDVQAEVESIWPQITTENLKELTNYGDYTKEFLRLFGFGLDGVDYEQEVTLG, encoded by the coding sequence ATGATCATTAAGCCCAAGATTCGCGGTTTTATTTGTATCACGGCTCATCCTGAGGGGTGTCGGCAAAACGTCGCCGAGCAAATTGCCTATGTCCAGCAACAAGGTGTGATTGCCGGAGCGCCGAAGCGAGTATTGGTCATAGGTTCTTCCACAGGTTATGGACTTGCCAGTCGGATTGTAGCCGCATTTGGCTACCAAGCGGATACGATTGGTGTGTATTTCGAGCGTCCCGAGATCGACGGAAAGCCGGCTTCCGCGGGCTTTTATAATGCGCGTGCTTTCGATGAATTTGCTCACCAAGCTGGACGCATTTCGGAAAGTATCAATGGCGATGCTTTTTCGAATGCGATCAAACAAGAGACCATTCAACGTATTCAGCAAAAACTGGGGCAGGTCGACCTAGTCATTTATAGCTTGGCGTCGCCGCGGCGTACCGATCCCGAAACAGGAGCAGTGTACAAATCGGTTCTCAAGCCCGTTGGTGAAGAATTTCGGAGTAAAACGGTCAATACAGATACCGGCGAAGTCCATGAAATCGTGCTTTCGCCCGCGAACGATGAAGAAATTGCGGCGACCTGTAAGGTGATGGGCGGAGAGGATTGGGAGCGCTGGATCGATCAGATGCTTTCTGCCGGTGTTCTCGCAAAAGGTGTGCAAACCTATGCTTATTCCTATCTTGGGCCGAAGGTAACATGGCCGATTTATGCACAGGGCACGATTGGGAAGGCCAAAGAGGATCTTACGCGAACAGCAGGTGTTTTAAACAAAAAGCTCGAAGCGATTGGTGGTCGTGCAGCAATTTCCGTTAATAAAGCGGTTGTGACGCAGGCGAGTTCTGCGATCCCGGTAGTGCCGTTGTATCTTTCTGTATTGTTCAAGGTCATGAAGCAAAAAAATCTCCATGAGGGCTGTATCGAGCAGATGTATCGTTTGTTTGCCTCGCAATTCAAGCAACAACGAGACGAGCTCGGACGTGTTCGTATGGATGACCGCGAATTACAGCCAGATGTACAAGCAGAAGTCGAATCAATTTGGCCCCAGATTACGACGGAAAATCTCAAAGAGCTAACAAACTATGGGGATTATACCAAAGAATTTCTTCGGCTTTTTGGTTTTGGCCTAGATGGCGTCGATTACGAGCAGGAGGTAACATTAGGATGA
- a CDS encoding bifunctional ADP-heptose synthase: MIQIPENSLERILKAMARLRILVVGDIMLDRYIFGDAQRISPEAPVPVVEVGRETATLGAAANVALNLHSLGVSVDLLGVLGNDRYGQHAQWLLEQYEIPLLRVPTMTEARTILKTRVVVRNQQLCRLDVEDPPMRYAPKLPITIDWKRYDAVIMSDYAKGVVTQSLFDELVAQAHDSGKIVAVDPKPKNHVIYHDVDILKPNYSEALALLSLQDIPHGALCEALFQNFHPKNLVVTLGREGMLVAQSNGMMQKVPSRAREVFDVSGAGDTSIAVLTAAYAAGESIETAAYFANIAAGIVVGKMGTATVTAQELHNENKFESCADLVTP; this comes from the coding sequence ATGATCCAAATTCCAGAAAATTCTTTAGAGCGCATACTCAAAGCGATGGCACGGCTACGCATCCTCGTAGTGGGCGATATTATGCTCGATCGCTATATTTTTGGTGATGCACAACGGATTTCACCCGAAGCACCTGTCCCAGTTGTCGAAGTTGGTCGCGAGACCGCAACACTGGGTGCGGCTGCCAATGTTGCTCTGAATCTACATTCACTGGGTGTTTCGGTTGATCTTTTGGGAGTTTTAGGCAACGATCGTTATGGCCAACACGCACAATGGCTTTTAGAACAATATGAAATTCCGCTGTTGCGTGTGCCTACCATGACGGAAGCGCGAACGATTTTAAAAACACGTGTCGTTGTCCGCAATCAACAGCTTTGCCGTCTCGATGTCGAAGATCCTCCGATGCGATATGCGCCGAAACTACCGATCACAATCGATTGGAAGCGTTATGACGCAGTGATTATGTCTGACTACGCGAAAGGCGTGGTGACTCAGTCGCTGTTTGATGAGCTCGTTGCTCAGGCTCACGACAGTGGAAAAATTGTTGCAGTGGACCCGAAACCCAAAAATCACGTTATTTATCACGATGTTGATATCTTGAAGCCGAATTATAGCGAAGCACTGGCGTTATTATCGCTCCAAGACATACCTCATGGCGCACTTTGTGAGGCTTTGTTTCAGAACTTCCACCCCAAAAATCTTGTGGTCACGCTCGGAAGAGAGGGGATGCTTGTAGCACAATCTAACGGTATGATGCAAAAAGTTCCCAGTCGTGCGCGTGAGGTATTTGATGTTTCCGGAGCGGGCGATACTTCCATTGCTGTCTTAACGGCCGCATATGCTGCGGGCGAGTCCATAGAAACGGCCGCGTATTTTGCAAATATCGCTGCGGGAATTGTAGTCGGCAAAATGGGGACGGCAACGGTAACTGCCCAGGAGCTGCATAACGAAAATAAATTTGAATCGTGCGCGGATTTGGTTACACCGTGA